A single window of Mycolicibacterium aurum DNA harbors:
- a CDS encoding glycosyltransferase family 4 protein: protein MRIGMVCPYSFDVPGGVQSHVLQLAEVMHGRGHQVSVLAPASPEARASLPDYVVSGGKAVPIPYNGSVARLRFGPATHRTVKKWIHRGEFDVLHLHEPNAPSLSMLALNIAEGPIVATFHTSTTKSLTLSVFEPILRPMHEKIVGRIAVSDLARRWQMEALGSDAVEIPNGVDVASFATAPRLDGYPRAGKTVLFLGRFDEPRKGMGVLLGALPPVVDRFPDVEILVVGRGDEDELRTDAGPMGRHLRFLGQVGDAEKASAMRSADVYCAPNTGGESFGIVLVEAMAAGTAVVASDLDAFRRVLDDGEAGRLVAVDDSAALAAGLVELLADDDARARYIDCATQVVQQYDWSVVATQIMRVYETVAASGVKVRVDT, encoded by the coding sequence ATGCGGATCGGCATGGTCTGCCCGTACTCGTTCGACGTCCCGGGGGGTGTGCAGTCCCACGTGCTGCAGCTGGCCGAGGTCATGCACGGTCGCGGCCATCAGGTCAGTGTGCTCGCGCCGGCATCACCGGAGGCGCGAGCGTCCCTTCCGGACTACGTCGTCTCGGGCGGCAAGGCCGTCCCGATCCCGTACAACGGGTCGGTCGCCCGGCTGCGCTTCGGCCCGGCCACCCACCGCACAGTGAAGAAGTGGATTCACCGCGGTGAGTTCGACGTACTGCACCTGCATGAGCCGAATGCCCCCAGCCTGTCGATGCTGGCGCTCAACATCGCCGAGGGGCCGATCGTGGCGACGTTCCACACGTCGACGACGAAGTCGCTCACGCTGTCGGTGTTCGAGCCGATCCTGCGCCCGATGCACGAGAAGATCGTCGGCCGGATCGCGGTGTCCGATCTGGCGCGTCGCTGGCAGATGGAGGCCCTGGGCAGCGATGCCGTCGAGATCCCCAACGGCGTGGACGTCGCCTCGTTCGCGACCGCGCCGCGGCTCGACGGTTATCCGCGGGCGGGCAAGACGGTGCTGTTCCTCGGCCGGTTCGACGAACCGCGCAAGGGGATGGGGGTGCTGCTCGGGGCGCTGCCCCCGGTCGTCGACCGGTTTCCGGACGTCGAGATCCTCGTCGTGGGCCGCGGCGACGAGGACGAGCTGCGCACCGACGCCGGCCCGATGGGCAGGCACCTGCGGTTCCTGGGCCAGGTCGGCGACGCCGAGAAGGCCTCGGCGATGCGTAGCGCCGACGTGTATTGCGCCCCCAACACCGGGGGCGAGAGCTTCGGCATCGTGCTCGTGGAGGCGATGGCTGCGGGCACCGCGGTGGTGGCCAGCGATCTCGACGCCTTCCGGCGCGTCCTCGACGACGGTGAGGCCGGCCGGTTGGTGGCCGTCGACGACTCCGCCGCGCTGGCCGCAGGGCTCGTCGAGCTGCTCGCCGACGACGACGCCCGGGCTCGCTACATCGACTGCGCGACGCAGGTGGTGCAGCAGTACGACTGGTCGGTGGTGGCCACCCAGATCATGCGGGTCTATGAGACGGTCGCGGCGTCCGGGGTGAAGGTGCGGGTGGACACGTGA
- the pgsA gene encoding phosphatidylinositol phosphate synthase: protein MSDFYLMTRAAYAKLSRPVAKGALRLGLTPDSVTILGTAGSVLAALTLFPIGQLFAGAFAVAFFVLADMLDGAMARERGGGTRFGAVLDATCDRVSDGAVFCGLLWWAAFGVHSAELVVATMICLVSSQVISYIKARAEASGLSGDGGLIERPERLVIILLGACLSDLPFFPLPWLLDTAMWVLALASVVTVAQRLHSVRVSTGAMDRLAPADNGEKPETTET from the coding sequence GTGAGCGACTTCTACCTGATGACACGCGCGGCGTACGCGAAGCTGTCGCGGCCGGTGGCCAAGGGCGCACTGAGGCTGGGATTGACCCCGGACAGCGTCACCATCCTCGGCACCGCGGGATCGGTACTGGCCGCACTGACCCTCTTCCCGATCGGACAGCTGTTCGCGGGCGCTTTCGCCGTGGCGTTCTTCGTGCTGGCGGACATGCTCGACGGCGCGATGGCCCGCGAACGGGGCGGCGGGACGCGATTCGGCGCCGTCCTGGATGCAACCTGCGACCGGGTCAGCGACGGTGCGGTGTTCTGCGGCCTGCTGTGGTGGGCGGCGTTCGGCGTGCACAGCGCGGAACTGGTGGTGGCCACCATGATCTGCCTGGTGTCCTCGCAGGTCATCTCCTACATCAAGGCGCGCGCGGAGGCCAGCGGCCTGTCCGGTGACGGCGGCCTGATCGAGCGGCCGGAACGGCTGGTGATCATCCTGCTGGGTGCCTGCCTGTCGGACCTGCCGTTCTTCCCGCTGCCGTGGCTGCTCGACACCGCGATGTGGGTGCTGGCGCTGGCCAGCGTGGTGACCGTGGCGCAGCGGTTGCACAGTGTGCGCGTCTCGACCGGGGCCATGGATCGACTGGCCCCAGCCGACAACGGCGAGAAGCCAGAGACCACCGAGACATGA
- the pdxT gene encoding pyridoxal 5'-phosphate synthase glutaminase subunit PdxT, with product MSAPQVGVLALQGDTREHLAALRAAGAEATTVRRPAELERVDALVIPGGESTTMSHLLREFELLEPLRARLADGMPAYGSCAGMILLATEIVDAGVPGREAVPLRGIDMTVRRNAFGRQVDSFEEDIDFEGLDGPVHAVFIRAPWVERVGPEVEVLATAAGHPVAVRQGRMLATSFHPEMTGDRRVHAMFVDSI from the coding sequence TTGAGCGCTCCCCAGGTGGGGGTGCTGGCCCTGCAGGGCGACACCCGCGAGCACCTGGCGGCCCTGCGTGCAGCCGGTGCCGAGGCGACGACGGTGCGTCGCCCGGCCGAGCTGGAACGTGTCGACGCGCTGGTGATCCCTGGCGGCGAATCGACCACGATGAGCCATCTGCTCCGCGAATTCGAACTACTCGAGCCGCTGCGGGCCCGGCTGGCCGACGGCATGCCCGCGTACGGATCGTGCGCCGGCATGATCCTGCTCGCCACCGAGATCGTGGACGCCGGCGTGCCCGGTCGCGAAGCGGTGCCCCTACGGGGGATCGATATGACGGTGCGGCGCAATGCATTCGGTCGTCAGGTGGATTCCTTCGAAGAGGACATCGATTTCGAGGGCCTGGACGGTCCGGTGCATGCGGTGTTCATCCGGGCCCCGTGGGTGGAACGAGTCGGGCCCGAGGTCGAGGTGCTGGCCACGGCGGCCGGTCACCCGGTAGCGGTACGCCAGGGCCGGATGCTCGCCACCTCCTTCCACCCGGAGATGACCGGCGACCGGCGGGTGCACGCGATGTTCGTCGACTCGATCTAG
- the tesB gene encoding acyl-CoA thioesterase II, which translates to MAIEEILDLEQIEVNIYRGGVFSPESGFLQRTFGGHVAGQSLVSAVRTVDPKYQVHSLHGYFLRAGDARSPSVYTVERIRDGGSFCTRRVTAIQHGETIFSMSASFQTDQSGIEHQDAMPHAVPPDDIPDFKSASKVFDDASFRQFDEWDVRIVPREQLGVREGKASQQQVWFRHRDPLPDDHVLHICALAYMSDLTLLGSAQVNHIEERKHLMVASLDHAMWFMRAFRADEWLLYDQSSPSSCGGRSLTQGKIYNRYGEMVAAVMQEGLTRYTRGFTPQPG; encoded by the coding sequence ATGGCGATTGAAGAGATCCTCGATCTGGAACAGATCGAGGTCAACATCTATCGCGGTGGCGTCTTCAGCCCGGAGTCGGGATTTCTGCAGCGCACCTTCGGTGGACACGTCGCCGGTCAGTCACTGGTGTCGGCCGTGCGCACCGTGGACCCGAAGTATCAGGTGCACTCGCTGCACGGGTACTTCCTCCGTGCCGGGGACGCCAGGTCCCCGTCGGTCTACACGGTCGAGCGGATCCGCGACGGTGGTTCGTTCTGTACCCGCCGCGTGACGGCTATCCAGCACGGCGAGACGATCTTCTCGATGTCGGCGTCCTTTCAAACCGACCAGAGCGGTATCGAACACCAGGATGCGATGCCGCACGCGGTCCCGCCCGACGACATTCCCGACTTCAAGTCGGCCAGCAAGGTGTTCGACGACGCCAGCTTCCGGCAGTTCGACGAGTGGGACGTGCGGATCGTGCCGCGCGAACAACTCGGCGTCCGGGAGGGCAAGGCGTCCCAGCAGCAGGTCTGGTTCCGGCACCGGGATCCGCTGCCCGATGACCACGTGTTGCACATCTGCGCTCTGGCCTACATGAGCGATCTGACGCTGCTGGGCTCCGCGCAGGTCAACCACATCGAGGAGCGCAAGCACCTGATGGTCGCCTCGCTGGATCACGCCATGTGGTTCATGCGGGCATTCCGCGCCGACGAATGGCTGCTCTACGACCAGTCGTCGCCGTCGTCCTGCGGCGGTCGATCCCTGACCCAGGGCAAGATCTACAACCGGTACGGCGAGATGGTTGCCGCGGTGATGCAGGAGGGGTTGACTCGCTACACCCGCGGTTTCACGCCGCAGCCGGGTTGA
- a CDS encoding phosphatidylinositol mannoside acyltransferase, producing MTAHPAGSGTDGAGLLSFGSHLSDWGYAAGWRLVRAAPEFVARNAFDAGALWAARGGGPQQLRRNLARVIRTTPDQVPATLMRASLASYARYWREAFRLPSMNHTDLGKRLWVNDIELVWAALEAGRGAVLALPHSGNWDMAGVWLVQNHGTFATVAERLKPESLYNRFLAYRQSLGFEVVPSSGGERPAYDVIRDWVDDNGIVCLMADRDLSRRGVQVDFFGEPTRLPAGPAKLALDTGAPLFPVHCWFDGDGWGMQVYPELDTSSADITVITQALADRFASNIAAHPQDWHMMQPQWLDDLSDERRARLDGGLEAS from the coding sequence ATGACAGCGCACCCGGCCGGATCAGGCACCGACGGCGCAGGGCTGCTCTCCTTCGGCAGCCACCTGAGCGACTGGGGCTACGCAGCGGGCTGGCGCCTGGTTCGTGCGGCTCCGGAGTTTGTGGCGCGCAATGCTTTCGACGCCGGTGCGCTATGGGCCGCGCGCGGCGGTGGGCCGCAGCAGCTACGCAGGAATCTCGCACGGGTGATTCGGACCACTCCGGATCAAGTGCCCGCCACGTTGATGCGGGCGTCGCTGGCGTCCTACGCGCGGTATTGGCGCGAGGCATTCCGGCTGCCGTCGATGAACCACACCGACCTCGGCAAGCGGTTGTGGGTGAACGACATCGAGCTGGTGTGGGCGGCGCTGGAGGCCGGCCGCGGGGCAGTGCTGGCCCTGCCGCACAGCGGGAACTGGGACATGGCGGGGGTCTGGCTGGTGCAGAACCACGGCACGTTCGCCACTGTCGCGGAACGGCTGAAGCCCGAGTCGCTGTACAACCGGTTTCTGGCGTACCGGCAGAGCCTGGGTTTCGAGGTGGTGCCCTCGTCGGGCGGGGAGCGCCCCGCCTATGACGTGATCCGCGACTGGGTCGACGACAACGGCATCGTCTGCCTGATGGCCGACCGCGACCTGAGCCGGCGCGGTGTCCAGGTGGACTTCTTCGGGGAGCCGACGCGCCTGCCCGCCGGGCCGGCCAAGCTCGCCCTCGACACCGGAGCTCCGCTGTTCCCCGTGCACTGCTGGTTCGACGGCGACGGCTGGGGGATGCAGGTGTACCCCGAACTCGACACGTCGTCGGCCGACATCACCGTGATCACCCAGGCGCTGGCCGACAGGTTCGCCTCCAATATCGCTGCCCATCCGCAGGATTGGCACATGATGCAGCCGCAGTGGCTCGACGACCTGTCGGATGAGCGCAGGGCCCGCCTGGACGGCGGGCTGGAGGCGAGCTGA
- the pdxS gene encoding pyridoxal 5'-phosphate synthase lyase subunit PdxS, producing MAEMLKGGVIMDVVTPEQARIAEGAGAVAVMALERVPADIRAQGGVSRMSDPDMIEGIIDAVTIPVMAKARIGHFVEAQILQSLGVDYVDESEVLTPADYTNHIDKWKFTVPFVCGATNLGEALRRITEGAAMIRSKGEAGTGDVSNATTHMRKIGGEIRRLTSLSEDELFVAAKELQAPYDLVVEVARAGKLPVTLFTAGGIATPADAAMMMQLGAEGVFVGSGIFKSGNPAERAAAIVKATTFYDDPDVLAKVSRGLGEAMVGINVEDIAQPHRLAERGW from the coding sequence ATGGCGGAGATGCTCAAGGGCGGCGTGATCATGGACGTCGTCACGCCCGAGCAGGCACGTATCGCCGAAGGTGCCGGCGCCGTCGCGGTGATGGCGCTCGAGCGCGTGCCCGCCGACATCCGCGCGCAGGGCGGTGTGTCGCGGATGAGTGACCCGGACATGATCGAGGGGATCATCGACGCCGTCACGATCCCGGTGATGGCCAAGGCCCGGATCGGACACTTCGTCGAGGCGCAGATCCTGCAGAGCCTCGGGGTGGACTACGTCGACGAGTCCGAGGTGCTGACCCCGGCCGACTACACCAACCACATCGACAAGTGGAAGTTCACCGTGCCTTTCGTGTGCGGCGCGACAAACCTCGGTGAGGCGCTGCGGCGGATCACCGAGGGCGCGGCGATGATCCGCTCCAAGGGCGAGGCGGGTACCGGTGACGTGTCCAACGCCACCACCCACATGCGCAAGATCGGCGGAGAGATCCGTCGGTTGACCTCGCTGTCCGAGGACGAATTGTTCGTCGCCGCAAAGGAACTGCAGGCCCCGTACGACCTCGTCGTCGAGGTGGCGCGGGCCGGCAAGCTGCCGGTGACGCTGTTCACCGCAGGCGGCATCGCCACCCCCGCCGACGCCGCGATGATGATGCAGCTCGGTGCCGAGGGCGTGTTCGTGGGCTCCGGCATCTTCAAGTCGGGCAACCCGGCCGAGCGGGCCGCCGCGATCGTGAAGGCCACCACGTTCTACGACGACCCCGATGTGCTCGCGAAGGTGTCGCGCGGACTGGGCGAGGCCATGGTCGGCATCAACGTGGAGGACATCGCACAGCCTCATCGGCTCGCCGAACGCGGCTGGTAG
- a CDS encoding NUDIX hydrolase, producing the protein MIPWVTAVIVTVVVAIVLVGALWAYQTANRLDRLHVRYDLSWQSLDGALARRAVVARAIAVEVYGGGPDGRRLAALAGAAERAPRASREAAENELSAALARVNPSSLPLPLVAELADAEARVLLARRFHNDAVRDTLSLRERPLVRTLRLGGTATLPSYFEIAEGGDVSAREAAPVRRRVSARIVLLDEDGAVLLLCGSDPARAAGQKPAPRWWFTIGGAAQVGESLAQTAVRELDEETGLQVAPEAVIGPVWRRDAVIDFNGSVIRSEEMFFVHRTARFEPSEVGRSGLERTYIHGHRWCDATMIDKLVADGETVYPLQLRELLDEANALADEPGALPQGPPQLIK; encoded by the coding sequence GTGATCCCGTGGGTGACGGCGGTGATCGTCACGGTGGTGGTCGCCATCGTCCTGGTCGGGGCCCTGTGGGCCTACCAGACCGCCAACCGGCTGGACCGCCTGCACGTCCGCTACGACCTGTCGTGGCAGTCCCTCGACGGTGCGCTGGCCCGGCGGGCGGTGGTGGCACGCGCCATCGCCGTCGAGGTGTACGGCGGAGGGCCGGACGGTAGGCGACTGGCCGCGCTCGCCGGGGCCGCCGAACGGGCACCCCGAGCAAGCCGGGAAGCGGCGGAGAATGAGTTGTCCGCAGCGCTGGCGCGAGTGAACCCCTCCTCGCTCCCGCTGCCGCTGGTCGCCGAGCTGGCCGACGCCGAGGCGCGGGTGCTGCTGGCGCGCCGCTTCCACAACGACGCTGTCCGCGACACCCTGTCGCTGCGCGAGCGTCCGCTGGTGCGGACCTTGCGGTTGGGTGGAACAGCCACGCTGCCAAGTTATTTCGAGATCGCAGAGGGCGGCGACGTATCGGCCCGGGAGGCTGCGCCGGTCCGCAGGAGGGTGTCTGCGCGGATCGTGCTGCTCGACGAGGACGGTGCGGTGCTGCTGCTGTGCGGATCGGACCCCGCCCGCGCGGCCGGGCAGAAGCCAGCGCCGCGGTGGTGGTTCACGATCGGTGGCGCGGCGCAGGTGGGGGAGTCGCTGGCTCAGACCGCGGTGCGGGAACTCGACGAGGAGACGGGCCTGCAGGTGGCCCCGGAAGCGGTGATCGGCCCCGTGTGGCGCCGGGATGCCGTCATCGACTTCAACGGGTCCGTGATCCGCAGCGAGGAGATGTTCTTCGTGCACCGCACCGCGCGGTTCGAACCGTCAGAGGTGGGCCGGTCCGGGCTCGAGCGCACCTACATTCATGGTCACCGGTGGTGCGATGCGACAATGATCGACAAGCTGGTCGCCGACGGTGAGACGGTGTACCCGCTGCAACTGCGCGAGCTTCTCGACGAAGCGAACGCGCTGGCCGATGAACCGGGTGCGCTGCCGCAGGGGCCGCCGCAATTGATCAAGTGA
- a CDS encoding HIT family protein, which yields MDPEDTIVDRGVGDPDHLQRLWTPHRMTYIADAVKAGSAASSEPFTDIPNMSDEDGLVVARGELVYAVLNLYPYNPGHLMVVPYRRVAELESLTDAESAELMAFTQKAIRVMKAVSRPHGFNVGLNLGTSAGGSLSEHLHMHVVPRWGGDANFITVIGDSKVIPQLLRDTRLLLATEWDKQT from the coding sequence GTGGATCCGGAGGACACGATCGTAGACCGCGGCGTCGGCGATCCAGACCATCTGCAGCGGCTCTGGACGCCACACCGGATGACCTACATCGCCGACGCCGTCAAGGCGGGTTCGGCGGCATCGTCGGAGCCGTTCACCGACATTCCGAACATGTCGGACGAGGACGGGTTGGTGGTTGCGCGCGGCGAGCTGGTGTACGCCGTGCTCAATCTGTACCCGTACAACCCCGGTCACCTGATGGTGGTGCCCTACCGTCGGGTGGCCGAACTGGAGAGCCTCACCGACGCCGAGAGCGCCGAGCTGATGGCCTTCACGCAGAAGGCAATCCGGGTGATGAAAGCGGTGTCGCGACCCCACGGTTTCAACGTCGGCCTCAACTTGGGCACCTCCGCGGGCGGATCCCTGTCGGAACACCTGCACATGCACGTGGTACCGCGCTGGGGTGGTGACGCGAACTTCATCACCGTCATCGGCGACTCCAAGGTGATTCCGCAACTCCTGCGCGACACCCGGTTGCTGCTGGCTACCGAATGGGACAAGCAGACGTGA